One part of the Coffea eugenioides isolate CCC68of chromosome 10, Ceug_1.0, whole genome shotgun sequence genome encodes these proteins:
- the LOC113749379 gene encoding protein SCO1 homolog 1, mitochondrial isoform X1: MASAISRNHRLRYIYCSFSSNYSLLNRCHSTSSSRSPLLQLYNNSGLENLHHRSQLLSSSDFGRVQYGMFPSWTSKHRFLCTTTTNVNKSSNSAGPSDAGKSKTSSGGSQKTTEQGKPIRGSPVSWMSFFLLLATGAVLVWYYDREKKRHIEGINSASKTVKEGPSAGKAAIGGPFNLVDHTGKSVTEKNFFGNWNLIYFGFTHCPDICPDELQKLAAAVDKIKEKSGIQVVPVFISVDPERDTVEQVREYVKEFHPNLIGLTGNADEIKKAARAYRVYYMKTEEEGSDYLVDHSIVIYLMDPKMEFVKFFGKNTDADLLAEGVINEIKQRKKVGA, from the exons ATGGCCAGTGCAATTTCAAGAAACCACCGCCTTCGCTATATATATTGCTCTTTCTCCTCTAACTACAGCTTGTTAAACCGATGCCATTCAACTTCATCATCAAGGAGTCCTCTGCTACAGCTTTATAATAATAGCGGCCTCGAAAATCTCCATCATCGGTCCCAACTTCTATCTTCAtcg GATTTTGGAAGGGTTCAATATGGAATGTTTCCATCATGGACATCAAAGCATAGGTTTCTTTGCACCACTACTACTAATgtgaataaatcaagtaattctgCTGGACCTTCAGATGCTGGAAAAAGCAAAACCTCGAGTGGCGGCTCTCAAAAGACTACCGAGCAAGGGAAGCCAATTCGAGGCTCG CCGGTTTCATGGATGAGCTTTTTCTTACTTCTTGCTACTGGAGCAGTATTAGTTTGGTATTATGACCGGGAAAAGAAGCGACATATTGAAG gaaTCAATAGTGCTTCTAAGACAGTAAAGGAGGGGCCTTCTGCAGGGAAAGCTGCAATTGGGGGTCCATTCAACCTTGTGGATCATACTGGGAAGTCTGTGACTGAGAAAAATTTCTTTGGGAATTGGAATCTAATATATTTTGGATTCACACATTGTCCGGATATATGCCCAGATGAACTACAAAAGCTTGCTGCTGCAGTGGATAAAATAA AAGAAAAATCTGGAATTCAAGTTGTCCCAGTGTTCATCTCAGTTGATCCTGAAAGAGATACAGTTGAGCAAGTTCGGGAATATGTTAAAG AATTCCATCCAAATTTAATTGGGCTTACTGGTAATGCGGATGAGATAAAAAAGGCTGCACGTGCATATCGAGTTTATTATATGAAGACAGAAGAGGAAGGTTCAGACTATCTTGTTGACCACTCAATTGTCAT ATATCTCATGGATCCCAAAATGGAGTTTGTCAAATTTTTCGGCAAGAACACTGATGCTGATTTACTTGCAGAAGGTGTAATTAATGAGATAAAGCAACGGAAAAAAGTGGGAGCATGA
- the LOC113749379 gene encoding protein SCO1 homolog 1, mitochondrial isoform X2 yields MASAISRNHRLRYIYCSFSSNYSLLNRCHSTSSSRSPLLQLYNNSGLENLHHRSQLLSSSDFGRVQYGMFPSWTSKHRFLCTTTTNVNKSSNSAGPSDAGKSKTSSGGSQKTTEQGKPIRGSPVSWMSFFLLLATGAVLVWYYDREKKRHIEGINSASKTVKEGPSAGKAAIGGPFNLVDHTGKSVTEKNFFGNWNLIYFGFTHCPDICPDELQKLAAAVDKIKEKSGIQVVPVFISVDPERDTVEQVREYVKDISWIPKWSLSNFSARTLMLIYLQKV; encoded by the exons ATGGCCAGTGCAATTTCAAGAAACCACCGCCTTCGCTATATATATTGCTCTTTCTCCTCTAACTACAGCTTGTTAAACCGATGCCATTCAACTTCATCATCAAGGAGTCCTCTGCTACAGCTTTATAATAATAGCGGCCTCGAAAATCTCCATCATCGGTCCCAACTTCTATCTTCAtcg GATTTTGGAAGGGTTCAATATGGAATGTTTCCATCATGGACATCAAAGCATAGGTTTCTTTGCACCACTACTACTAATgtgaataaatcaagtaattctgCTGGACCTTCAGATGCTGGAAAAAGCAAAACCTCGAGTGGCGGCTCTCAAAAGACTACCGAGCAAGGGAAGCCAATTCGAGGCTCG CCGGTTTCATGGATGAGCTTTTTCTTACTTCTTGCTACTGGAGCAGTATTAGTTTGGTATTATGACCGGGAAAAGAAGCGACATATTGAAG gaaTCAATAGTGCTTCTAAGACAGTAAAGGAGGGGCCTTCTGCAGGGAAAGCTGCAATTGGGGGTCCATTCAACCTTGTGGATCATACTGGGAAGTCTGTGACTGAGAAAAATTTCTTTGGGAATTGGAATCTAATATATTTTGGATTCACACATTGTCCGGATATATGCCCAGATGAACTACAAAAGCTTGCTGCTGCAGTGGATAAAATAA AAGAAAAATCTGGAATTCAAGTTGTCCCAGTGTTCATCTCAGTTGATCCTGAAAGAGATACAGTTGAGCAAGTTCGGGAATATGTTAAAG ATATCTCATGGATCCCAAAATGGAGTTTGTCAAATTTTTCGGCAAGAACACTGATGCTGATTTACTTGCAGAAGGTGTAA